The following coding sequences lie in one Fimbriiglobus ruber genomic window:
- a CDS encoding tape measure protein has protein sequence MSDSIGNLNIKLVAATDDLAKGLNDGARRVEDFANKTKKAGSLDLGKDVGAQVGRMSAPLDQAAKKAQDLGSAVDKLSGKSFGPKITGAVDMSAVPKAMKAAEAAAGNLGKLPTGDLGQALANDIAKAHPQLKLTGDRVKELGGAIDAIAKKPPTGRIIASDFAKANPQLRLTSDQVRDLGGVIDTVARKSAAGLDAKNLPNPFKGLNADLSKTPDHLDKAQSKVKSLGASLASIGVKGLVTGLATGGVGLAAMFGGDILGGIKDFTVGAVEAAADAEKTSLAFEVMTGSAEKAGDVLGKLRKYAADSPLGTSAVIDTGKMLLAYGVAADQIAPTVKMLGDAATGDAEKLKSIALAYGQVMTAGRLAGDDLRQFNAAGVPLLETLAKTMGKPVEAMKHIVSEGHVGAAEVVKAFKSMTEEGGRFYGMSDKYSKSFAGQVEQLKDGYEILKREFGQALIEELRLPEAIGDLGKFTDRVRGIIADVRPAIAMLGDLGRAGVQVGFELGKAFLLLEKVQFDGILHAVPALKDLAVSAREVIKDLANFEIDPIKVAILGKDMAAGMMYGLATIATLIDELAKQVQTEFADPFMAAVKEIKEVAAAALAVIKEAKALGAIGSPTPVQTKPGLPTVAEPTKAAWVPPTDAEIDAKARALYERDQNKNPSAFPGKWPDLSAPGLRAEYQREARRVMTPSGEPSIWIPTAQKAVAPAKDLSVLSGAKNFLEAGMKAINTFDPANSPFFKDLKRAQDERAAARRLDKAHDFAAKNADMIGAIGGAGAALGLLSKAALDAKSGLDPLGKVEIPNLLNGKLVEESMKLAEEFEDPILKLKKFSDRLNEMYFHSLITGDVRDKAFGRAFDALTGNLGQTKLPNAVEAGSQEASRIQAQLLAPRQNQTVEGLLEQIRDLNKQQLDVSRGQRKEFIQPEQVTVPPRAARAINLGPGGGG, from the coding sequence ATGTCAGACTCCATCGGCAACCTGAATATCAAGCTGGTCGCGGCGACCGACGATCTGGCCAAAGGTCTGAACGACGGCGCCCGGAGGGTCGAGGACTTCGCCAACAAGACGAAGAAGGCCGGTTCACTCGATCTGGGGAAGGATGTCGGCGCCCAGGTCGGCCGGATGTCTGCCCCGTTGGATCAGGCAGCCAAGAAGGCCCAGGATCTCGGCTCGGCCGTGGACAAGCTTTCCGGGAAGTCGTTCGGACCCAAGATTACTGGCGCCGTCGACATGTCGGCCGTTCCCAAGGCGATGAAGGCGGCCGAGGCCGCGGCCGGGAATTTGGGGAAGTTGCCGACCGGGGATCTGGGGCAGGCCCTCGCCAACGACATCGCCAAAGCCCACCCACAACTCAAACTCACCGGCGATCGGGTCAAGGAACTCGGCGGGGCGATCGACGCCATCGCCAAGAAGCCCCCCACCGGGCGGATTATTGCCAGCGACTTCGCGAAGGCCAACCCGCAACTCCGGCTCACGTCCGACCAGGTCCGCGACCTCGGCGGGGTGATCGATACCGTCGCGCGCAAATCGGCGGCCGGACTCGACGCGAAGAACCTCCCGAACCCGTTCAAAGGGCTGAATGCGGACCTGTCTAAAACTCCCGATCACCTCGACAAGGCCCAGTCGAAAGTGAAATCGCTCGGCGCGTCCCTGGCGTCGATCGGCGTCAAGGGACTCGTCACGGGGTTGGCGACGGGCGGGGTCGGGCTCGCGGCGATGTTCGGGGGCGACATCCTCGGCGGGATCAAGGATTTTACGGTCGGTGCCGTGGAAGCGGCAGCCGACGCCGAGAAGACGTCCCTCGCATTCGAGGTGATGACCGGCAGCGCGGAGAAGGCCGGCGACGTCCTCGGCAAGCTCCGGAAATATGCGGCAGACAGCCCGCTCGGGACGAGCGCGGTGATCGACACCGGCAAGATGCTCTTGGCCTATGGTGTGGCCGCGGATCAGATCGCGCCCACGGTCAAAATGCTCGGCGACGCGGCCACCGGCGACGCGGAGAAGCTGAAGTCGATCGCCCTGGCTTACGGGCAGGTGATGACGGCCGGCCGGCTCGCCGGCGACGACCTCCGCCAGTTCAACGCGGCCGGCGTTCCGTTGCTGGAAACGCTCGCCAAGACGATGGGCAAGCCAGTTGAAGCGATGAAGCACATCGTCTCCGAGGGGCACGTCGGGGCGGCCGAGGTGGTGAAGGCGTTCAAGTCGATGACGGAGGAAGGCGGCCGGTTCTATGGAATGTCGGACAAATACTCAAAGTCTTTTGCCGGCCAGGTTGAGCAACTCAAGGACGGGTACGAGATCCTGAAGCGGGAGTTCGGCCAAGCCTTGATCGAGGAGTTGCGGCTCCCGGAGGCGATCGGCGACCTCGGCAAGTTCACCGACCGCGTTCGCGGGATCATTGCCGATGTTCGCCCCGCGATTGCCATGCTTGGCGACCTTGGCAGGGCCGGTGTGCAGGTCGGATTCGAGTTGGGCAAGGCGTTCCTGTTGCTTGAAAAGGTTCAGTTCGACGGAATCCTGCACGCGGTCCCGGCCCTGAAGGATCTGGCGGTTTCGGCCCGCGAAGTTATCAAGGATCTGGCCAACTTTGAGATCGATCCCATCAAGGTCGCGATTCTCGGAAAAGACATGGCGGCCGGCATGATGTACGGACTCGCGACCATCGCAACACTGATCGACGAGTTGGCCAAACAGGTCCAAACGGAGTTCGCCGATCCGTTCATGGCTGCGGTGAAGGAAATCAAAGAAGTCGCAGCGGCGGCACTCGCGGTCATCAAGGAAGCGAAGGCGTTGGGGGCGATCGGGAGTCCCACTCCCGTCCAAACCAAGCCCGGATTGCCAACGGTCGCGGAACCGACCAAAGCGGCTTGGGTGCCTCCGACAGATGCCGAAATCGACGCAAAGGCCCGCGCGTTGTACGAGCGAGACCAAAACAAAAACCCTTCCGCGTTCCCGGGCAAATGGCCGGACCTCTCGGCCCCGGGGCTTCGAGCTGAGTACCAGCGTGAAGCGCGACGGGTTATGACGCCGTCTGGGGAACCGTCGATCTGGATTCCGACAGCGCAGAAGGCGGTAGCTCCGGCGAAAGACTTGAGCGTACTGAGTGGGGCGAAAAACTTCCTCGAAGCGGGGATGAAGGCGATCAACACCTTCGACCCGGCGAACAGCCCGTTCTTCAAGGATCTGAAGCGAGCCCAGGACGAGCGAGCCGCCGCGCGGCGGCTCGACAAAGCGCACGACTTCGCGGCCAAGAACGCGGACATGATCGGGGCGATCGGGGGCGCCGGCGCGGCCCTCGGCTTACTCTCCAAGGCAGCCTTGGATGCGAAATCCGGCCTCGACCCGTTGGGCAAGGTCGAGATCCCGAACCTGCTGAATGGCAAGCTGGTCGAAGAGTCGATGAAGTTGGCCGAGGAATTTGAAGACCCGATCCTAAAGCTGAAGAAGTTCTCGGACCGGCTCAACGAGATGTACTTCCACTCGCTCATTACCGGCGACGTAAGGGATAAGGCGTTCGGCCGGGCGTTCGACGCACTGACCGGCAACCTCGGCCAGACGAAGCTACCCAACGCTGTGGAAGCTGGTTCTCAGGAGGCGTCCCGCATCCAGGCCCAGCTACTCGCCCCGCGGCAGAATCAGACCGTGGAGGGATTGCTCGAACAGATTCGCGATCTTAATAAGCAACAACTCGACGTGTCGCGAGGGCAGCGGAAAGAGTTCATCCAGCCCGAGCAAGTGACGGTGCCCCCGCGTGCGGCCCGGGCCATCAACCTCGGCCCGGGAGGTGGCGGCTAA
- a CDS encoding DUF1559 domain-containing protein gives MIRNTTRRGLTLVDAAVLIAVVGLLGGMALPGVQKARATAARSTCEQNLRRLGTAVHAYADANADHLPYSHRFKAPLSGWATLLLPHLGEEKLYRQYDWELDWVHPDNQKLAKTHLAFFECPATPDPDRLMTGSEGGTKYAVPPADYFGVSGFTDMLIPDVFPPGTSKHGAMPVDEARKRSEIPDGLSTTLIIGEDAGRPQVWQMGVKQDKVPPNEKNTWAAWNGNYVRAYTADGKSAPGPCAVNCNNVNIFYSFHDGGAYAVVADGSVRFLKVGLDVYVMYALVTREGGELVSPNDF, from the coding sequence ATGATTCGCAACACCACTCGCCGCGGGCTCACACTCGTTGATGCCGCCGTCCTGATCGCGGTCGTCGGGCTCCTGGGCGGGATGGCCCTACCCGGGGTTCAGAAAGCCCGCGCGACGGCGGCGCGGTCGACGTGCGAGCAGAATCTGCGGAGACTCGGCACGGCAGTCCACGCCTACGCCGACGCGAACGCCGACCACCTGCCGTACAGCCATCGCTTCAAGGCCCCACTCAGCGGGTGGGCCACGCTACTGCTGCCCCACCTCGGGGAAGAGAAACTTTACCGTCAGTATGACTGGGAACTCGACTGGGTTCACCCGGACAATCAGAAACTCGCGAAGACCCACCTCGCGTTCTTCGAGTGCCCCGCGACGCCCGACCCCGACCGCCTGATGACTGGCAGCGAGGGCGGGACGAAGTACGCCGTGCCGCCGGCGGACTACTTCGGCGTGAGCGGGTTCACCGACATGCTAATTCCCGACGTGTTCCCGCCCGGCACCTCGAAGCACGGGGCGATGCCGGTGGACGAAGCCCGCAAGCGGTCGGAAATCCCCGACGGGCTGTCGACCACGCTCATCATCGGGGAGGACGCGGGCCGCCCTCAAGTGTGGCAGATGGGGGTCAAGCAAGATAAAGTGCCGCCGAACGAGAAGAACACCTGGGCGGCGTGGAACGGCAACTACGTCCGGGCGTACACGGCTGACGGCAAATCCGCGCCCGGCCCGTGTGCCGTCAACTGCAACAACGTCAACATCTTTTACTCGTTCCACGATGGCGGCGCGTATGCCGTCGTCGCCGACGGGTCGGTACGATTCCTGAAGGTCGGCCTGGACGTGTACGTGATGTACGCCCTGGTCACCCGCGAGGGCGGCGAACTCGTGTCTCCCAACGACTTTTGA
- a CDS encoding DUF1501 domain-containing protein — protein sequence MRDSDHLSRRGYLLGAMASLGASGWLPALAADAARNPSRKRSCIVLWMNGGPSTIDLFDLKPGHKNGGPLKEIATNVPGLRVSELLPKVARLADHLAVIRSMSTKEGDHGRAAFIMRTGNLPLGAIQFPGFGALVAKELDDPAADLPGYVRICPPLRERAFGLGTGAGFLGPRYTPLAIGESDRADVSAADLLRVPNLERAAGVNGAEYAERLDLLAEVDRVFATDRAGELPGAHRGAAERAERLMRPDAARAFQLDDEPAAARDRYGRTPFGQGCLLARRLVERGVPFVEVGLDGWDTHNQNFDALHRLTPALDSGWSSLLLDLKDRGLLATTTVVWAGEFGRTPSINTGNGRDHYPKAWSTVIAGGGVKGGLAAGRTSADGTEVEERAVSVPDFLATICRALGIDPLKQNLSNVGRPIRIVDKSARAVEEVLA from the coding sequence ATGCGAGATTCTGACCACCTCTCCCGCCGCGGTTACCTCCTCGGGGCTATGGCGAGTCTCGGCGCGAGCGGGTGGCTCCCGGCCCTCGCCGCCGACGCCGCCCGCAACCCGAGCCGCAAGCGGTCGTGCATCGTCCTCTGGATGAACGGCGGGCCGAGTACGATCGACCTCTTCGACCTGAAACCGGGCCACAAGAACGGCGGGCCGCTCAAGGAGATCGCGACGAACGTGCCCGGGCTCCGCGTCAGCGAGTTGCTGCCGAAGGTCGCCCGCCTGGCGGACCACCTCGCGGTGATTCGCTCGATGTCCACCAAGGAGGGCGACCACGGGCGGGCCGCGTTCATCATGCGAACCGGCAACCTCCCGTTGGGGGCGATTCAGTTCCCGGGCTTCGGCGCGCTCGTGGCGAAGGAACTGGACGACCCGGCGGCCGACCTGCCGGGCTACGTCCGCATCTGCCCGCCGCTGCGCGAGCGGGCGTTCGGGCTCGGCACCGGGGCCGGGTTCCTCGGCCCGCGGTACACGCCGCTCGCGATCGGCGAGAGTGACCGCGCGGACGTCTCGGCCGCGGACCTGCTGCGGGTGCCCAATCTAGAGCGTGCAGCCGGCGTGAACGGGGCGGAATACGCCGAGCGGCTCGACCTGCTCGCCGAGGTGGACCGCGTATTCGCGACGGACCGCGCCGGCGAGTTGCCCGGCGCCCACCGCGGGGCGGCCGAACGGGCCGAGCGGCTCATGCGCCCGGACGCGGCCCGCGCCTTCCAACTCGACGACGAACCGGCGGCCGCACGCGACCGCTACGGCCGCACGCCCTTCGGCCAGGGGTGTCTGCTCGCCCGCCGCCTCGTCGAGCGCGGCGTGCCGTTCGTGGAAGTCGGGCTCGACGGGTGGGACACGCACAACCAGAACTTCGACGCCCTCCACCGGCTGACCCCGGCTCTCGACTCCGGGTGGTCGTCGTTGCTGCTCGACCTCAAGGACCGCGGCCTCCTCGCCACGACGACCGTCGTGTGGGCCGGCGAGTTCGGCCGGACGCCGTCGATCAACACCGGCAACGGCCGGGACCACTACCCGAAAGCCTGGAGTACCGTGATCGCAGGCGGCGGCGTGAAAGGCGGTCTTGCCGCAGGCCGCACCAGTGCCGACGGGACGGAAGTCGAGGAGCGTGCCGTGAGCGTGCCGGACTTCCTCGCGACGATCTGCCGGGCCCTGGGTATCGACCCGCTCAAGCAGAACCTGTCGAACGTCGGGCGGCCGATCCGCATCGTGGACAAGTCCGCCCGGGCCGTCGAGGAGGTTCTCGCGTGA
- a CDS encoding DUF1559 domain-containing protein gives MLIRRRGFTLIELLVVIAIIAILIGLLLPAVQKVREAAARAKCQNNLKQLGLAMHNYASAYGNFPYGWCSETGKFSPQNASGYYHRRQNWFQQILPYIEQQALYNLYQNDQTNYVFYISSSIIGVVVNSQVCPSDPSAPGIGASGVAAFQGNYIVNAGGVAWSGSTATQVVNFTAGDPGGPFYVDSQTRITDITDGTSNTFMASESIIRGNAVQNSWGEAGGHWGGAPHGSYAFSTYQQPNTAATDKVYSCKATTWPAAPNGAPCTSDSDSGGTWNYARSYHTGGVNAVLSDGSTRFVANSVTLSTYQAMGTRADGLVVNIDQ, from the coding sequence ATGCTGATACGCCGTCGTGGATTCACGCTCATTGAATTGCTGGTGGTGATCGCGATCATTGCCATTCTGATCGGCTTGCTCCTGCCGGCGGTGCAAAAGGTCCGCGAGGCCGCCGCACGTGCCAAGTGCCAGAACAACCTGAAGCAATTGGGCTTGGCGATGCATAACTACGCCAGTGCCTACGGGAACTTTCCTTATGGGTGGTGCAGCGAAACCGGGAAGTTCTCTCCGCAAAACGCGAGTGGGTATTACCACCGCCGGCAAAACTGGTTTCAACAAATCCTGCCGTACATCGAACAGCAGGCGTTATACAATCTGTACCAGAATGACCAGACCAACTACGTTTTCTACATCTCGTCGTCGATCATCGGCGTGGTGGTGAACTCTCAAGTTTGCCCATCCGACCCCAGCGCCCCGGGCATCGGTGCCAGCGGTGTCGCGGCGTTTCAAGGGAACTACATCGTGAATGCCGGCGGCGTGGCCTGGTCTGGGTCAACGGCGACTCAGGTCGTCAATTTTACCGCCGGCGACCCGGGCGGCCCCTTTTACGTCGACTCACAAACCAGAATCACCGACATCACTGACGGCACTTCGAACACCTTCATGGCCAGCGAAAGCATCATTCGCGGCAACGCAGTCCAGAACAGCTGGGGTGAAGCGGGTGGGCACTGGGGCGGTGCTCCTCACGGATCGTACGCCTTCTCGACGTACCAGCAGCCAAACACCGCGGCGACCGACAAGGTGTATAGCTGCAAAGCCACAACCTGGCCCGCCGCGCCGAACGGCGCTCCCTGTACCTCTGACAGCGACTCCGGCGGCACCTGGAACTATGCTCGCAGCTACCACACCGGCGGCGTGAACGCCGTACTGTCCGATGGCTCCACGCGTTTCGTGGCCAACAGCGTCACCCTGTCGACCTACCAGGCGATGGGAACCCGGGCCGATGGCTTGGTCGTCAACATCGACCAGTAA
- a CDS encoding DUF1549 and DUF1553 domain-containing protein, with the protein MNRFPILFAVMTVVAFPAAAAERDPAALARRIDQHLEARWKQENVAPAARADDAEFLRRVHLDLIGRIPTVTEVRTFLADRAPDKREKLIDRLIAQPGSAAHFAKVWCQHWLPQSATQFEELKPEFEDWLQSQLRANVPYDRMVRSLLAAPGGPVAGRSAQVFLQANEYKPANLAGSTARTFLGLNIDCAQCHDHPFARWTKDQFWEFAAFFADPTAQGRRVLKLTPPNSKTEVTAKFVDGSEPKWAGEPTAAAGRLALTDWLVSSKNPYFAKNAVNRAWADFFGTGLVEPLDDLSGAMKPSHPELLDDLAEAFAESGFDLQFLIRALTRTRAYQLASAGPSANPPHLFSRFALRSMSGDQLFDSVILAAGLDPREADRASFLARFGRPERPTEAGRTILQSLTLMNSKTLTDATSPAGGGTLTAVADAPFLDTAGRVDALYLAAYSRLPRPEERDRLIALVDKGGAARDPRRALASVFWVLLNSHEFAVIH; encoded by the coding sequence ATGAACCGATTCCCGATCCTCTTCGCGGTGATGACGGTCGTCGCCTTTCCGGCGGCCGCGGCGGAGCGCGACCCGGCCGCATTGGCCCGCCGCATCGATCAACACCTGGAGGCCCGCTGGAAACAGGAGAATGTCGCGCCGGCGGCCCGGGCGGACGACGCGGAGTTCCTCCGCCGCGTCCACCTCGATCTGATCGGTCGCATCCCGACGGTGACGGAAGTCCGCACGTTTCTCGCGGATCGGGCTCCGGACAAGCGCGAGAAACTGATCGATCGGCTGATCGCCCAACCCGGCTCCGCGGCCCACTTCGCGAAAGTCTGGTGCCAGCACTGGCTGCCACAGTCGGCCACCCAGTTTGAAGAACTCAAGCCCGAATTCGAGGACTGGCTCCAGAGTCAACTACGGGCCAATGTGCCCTACGACCGCATGGTCCGCTCGCTACTCGCCGCGCCCGGCGGCCCGGTCGCGGGTCGCTCGGCCCAGGTGTTTCTCCAGGCGAACGAGTACAAGCCGGCGAACCTCGCCGGGAGTACGGCCCGGACGTTCCTCGGGCTGAACATCGACTGCGCCCAGTGCCACGACCACCCGTTCGCCCGGTGGACGAAGGACCAGTTCTGGGAGTTCGCCGCGTTCTTCGCCGACCCGACCGCGCAGGGCCGTCGGGTGCTGAAACTCACCCCGCCGAACTCGAAGACGGAAGTGACCGCGAAATTCGTCGACGGCTCCGAGCCGAAGTGGGCGGGCGAGCCGACCGCGGCGGCGGGGCGCTTGGCGCTCACCGACTGGCTGGTGTCGTCGAAGAACCCGTACTTCGCGAAGAACGCGGTGAACCGCGCCTGGGCCGACTTCTTCGGGACCGGGCTCGTCGAACCGCTCGACGACCTCAGCGGCGCGATGAAGCCGAGCCACCCCGAATTGCTCGACGACCTGGCGGAGGCGTTCGCGGAGAGCGGCTTCGACCTCCAGTTCCTGATCCGGGCTCTTACCCGGACGCGGGCCTATCAACTCGCGAGCGCCGGCCCGTCGGCGAACCCGCCGCACCTGTTCTCGCGGTTCGCGCTCCGGTCCATGAGCGGGGATCAACTGTTCGACAGCGTGATTCTCGCCGCCGGCCTCGACCCCCGGGAGGCGGACCGGGCAAGTTTCCTGGCCCGCTTCGGTCGCCCGGAACGGCCGACCGAAGCGGGCCGCACCATTCTTCAATCGCTCACGCTGATGAACAGCAAGACCCTGACGGACGCGACCTCGCCGGCCGGAGGGGGCACACTGACGGCCGTCGCCGACGCCCCCTTCCTCGACACGGCCGGCCGCGTCGACGCCCTGTACCTCGCCGCCTATTCGCGCCTCCCGCGACCCGAGGAGCGCGATCGATTGATTGCGTTGGTCGATAAAGGCGGCGCCGCCCGCGACCCGCGCCGGGCCCTCGCCTCGGTCTTCTGGGTACTCTTGAACAGCCACGAATTCGCCGTCATTCATTGA
- a CDS encoding cupin-like domain-containing protein: MKNAWKQRCTFDQLATCDRPTLDRYVRAGRPFVVPGLAGRWPACERWTPEYLAAAGGDTLIPVSHYPDGVTLAGKVEMTVGDYLAAISATPESWQHHYMESVELAELSEALYQDAPVPTDLDNLPGVSDTVFFGLNTGSCCHIHAHEEAVVFQVVGTKVFTLYPPEDVRHLYFEPITQDYRRSRVVFPEVDYRRFPLARRLNRIDVVLKPGDALYLPVHWAHWTAAEGFTFTLTRFFQARLRHYRFPSPGIRCILGRLIQLMRDRK, from the coding sequence ATGAAAAACGCCTGGAAACAACGGTGTACGTTCGATCAACTCGCGACCTGCGACCGCCCAACCCTCGACCGTTATGTTCGTGCCGGAAGACCGTTCGTGGTGCCCGGGCTTGCGGGCCGATGGCCCGCGTGCGAGCGGTGGACGCCGGAATACCTCGCCGCCGCGGGCGGGGACACGCTCATTCCGGTGAGCCACTACCCCGACGGCGTCACACTGGCGGGCAAGGTCGAGATGACCGTGGGCGACTACCTCGCCGCCATCTCGGCCACGCCGGAGAGTTGGCAGCACCACTACATGGAGTCAGTCGAGTTGGCGGAGCTTTCGGAAGCGTTGTACCAGGACGCACCGGTCCCGACCGACCTCGATAACCTGCCCGGGGTTTCGGACACCGTTTTCTTTGGCTTGAACACCGGAAGTTGCTGCCACATCCACGCCCACGAGGAAGCGGTCGTCTTCCAGGTCGTGGGGACCAAGGTCTTCACCTTATACCCGCCGGAAGACGTCCGGCACCTCTACTTCGAGCCGATCACCCAGGACTACCGCCGCAGCCGAGTCGTGTTCCCGGAGGTGGACTACCGGCGGTTCCCCCTCGCCCGTCGATTGAACAGGATCGACGTGGTTCTGAAACCGGGGGACGCCCTCTATCTCCCAGTCCACTGGGCCCATTGGACGGCCGCGGAGGGATTCACTTTCACGCTGACGCGGTTCTTCCAGGCCCGGCTCCGCCACTATCGCTTCCCGTCACCGGGCATCCGGTGCATTCTGGGGCGGCTGATCCAGTTGATGCGTGACCGGAAGTGA
- a CDS encoding M14 family metallopeptidase has protein sequence MFAAITLALLAPAVADLPRSRAEQTDYTETSRLDDVNRFFSDLQQHSDFVRVGSFGKSREGRDLPFVVLADPPVAHPRDARATGKPVVLVMANIHAGEVEGKEAVQHLARRVVAGDLKPLLGSLVLLIAPVYNVDGNEKIDVMNRTAQNGPVAGVGVRENADGLDLNRDFMKLDSPEARALVGLFDRWDPLLIVDLHTTNGSYHGYHLTYSIPLNPATDPRLAVQHRETLIPALARTMSDRHKFRTYYYGNFSGANPRPLAADGLSWQAFSPAPRVGTNYFGLRNRFSILSEAYSYMTFRRRVEVTEAFVEEIWKYVAANAAEMTEVARRADADAVRRGRTGPPVKIGAAHRPKALSAPVDILVGEVKAVRNPRSGRDMTAMVEDKFVPLRVPDFGAFEATRTVDAARMYLFPPGGTGKAAADNLRQHGVVVEELTAALTADVETVVVEGITRGEKPSQGHREVRLAGQTRAGRATFPAGTVVVRTAQPLGTLAAYLLDPESDDGLTTWNVFDPDLAVGRAHPVARLRGDVRLAAKVVGGP, from the coding sequence ATGTTCGCCGCGATCACGCTCGCCCTTCTCGCTCCCGCCGTCGCCGACCTACCCCGGTCGCGGGCCGAACAGACCGACTACACAGAGACGAGCCGACTCGACGACGTGAACCGGTTCTTTTCCGACCTGCAACAGCACTCCGACTTCGTCCGGGTCGGGTCGTTCGGGAAGTCCCGGGAGGGGCGCGACCTGCCGTTCGTCGTCCTGGCCGACCCACCCGTGGCTCACCCGAGGGACGCGCGGGCCACAGGCAAGCCGGTCGTACTCGTGATGGCCAACATCCACGCCGGGGAGGTCGAAGGCAAGGAGGCGGTTCAGCACCTCGCCCGCCGGGTCGTGGCCGGTGACCTGAAGCCCCTCCTGGGGTCGCTCGTACTCCTCATCGCCCCGGTTTACAACGTCGACGGGAACGAGAAGATCGACGTGATGAACCGGACCGCCCAGAACGGCCCGGTCGCAGGAGTCGGGGTCCGCGAGAACGCCGACGGGTTGGACCTGAACCGGGACTTCATGAAGCTCGACTCCCCAGAGGCCCGCGCCCTCGTCGGCTTGTTCGACCGCTGGGATCCGCTTTTGATCGTGGACCTGCACACCACGAACGGGTCGTACCACGGGTATCACCTGACGTACTCGATCCCGCTCAACCCGGCCACGGACCCCCGGTTGGCGGTCCAACACCGGGAAACGCTGATCCCGGCCCTGGCCCGGACCATGTCCGACCGGCACAAGTTTCGGACCTACTACTACGGCAACTTCTCGGGGGCGAACCCGCGGCCGTTGGCGGCCGACGGCTTGTCCTGGCAGGCGTTCAGCCCGGCCCCCCGGGTCGGCACCAACTACTTCGGATTGCGGAACCGGTTCTCGATCCTGTCCGAGGCGTACAGCTACATGACCTTCCGCCGGCGGGTCGAGGTCACGGAGGCGTTCGTCGAAGAGATCTGGAAGTACGTCGCAGCCAACGCGGCCGAGATGACCGAGGTCGCCCGCCGGGCCGACGCCGACGCGGTCCGCCGGGGGCGGACCGGACCGCCCGTGAAGATCGGGGCAGCCCACCGGCCGAAGGCACTGTCGGCCCCGGTGGACATCCTGGTCGGGGAGGTGAAGGCGGTCCGCAACCCGCGGTCCGGCCGCGATATGACGGCGATGGTCGAGGACAAGTTTGTTCCGCTGCGGGTGCCGGACTTCGGGGCGTTCGAGGCGACCCGGACGGTGGACGCGGCACGTATGTATCTGTTTCCGCCGGGCGGGACCGGCAAGGCGGCGGCGGACAACCTCCGCCAGCACGGGGTGGTTGTCGAGGAACTGACCGCGGCCCTGACGGCAGACGTCGAGACGGTCGTTGTGGAGGGCATCACGCGAGGCGAAAAACCGTCTCAAGGCCACCGGGAGGTCCGCCTCGCGGGGCAGACCCGGGCCGGGCGGGCCACGTTCCCGGCGGGGACGGTCGTGGTGCGGACGGCGCAACCTCTCGGTACGCTCGCCGCGTACCTGCTGGACCCGGAGAGCGACGACGGGCTGACCACGTGGAACGTGTTCGACCCCGACCTGGCGGTCGGGCGAGCGCACCCGGTGGCCCGGTTACGGGGGGATGTTCGGCTTGCCGCCAAGGTGGTCGGCGGGCCGTAA
- a CDS encoding HK97 gp10 family phage protein has product MPIKLSATVIGARELANKLRELEGKLFRPAARKGVDDATKLVQTEARARAPQRTGSLGKSIGRKVAALKSGKGYVGVVGPRRDRKVRPIDPKTGQMRPAKYRRTVKYQGQAILVNPAKIAHLVEFGRAAVKVKKKRVLSDGRTVFGASVRAAEAKPFIRPAWAATKGTATDAIRGRFAAAVTQARR; this is encoded by the coding sequence GTGCCGATCAAGCTGAGCGCCACGGTGATCGGGGCGAGGGAATTGGCCAACAAGCTCCGGGAACTGGAAGGGAAGCTCTTCCGCCCGGCCGCCCGGAAGGGTGTCGACGATGCGACGAAGTTAGTCCAGACCGAGGCTCGCGCCCGAGCACCGCAGCGGACGGGGTCACTCGGCAAGTCGATCGGCCGGAAGGTCGCGGCCCTGAAGTCGGGCAAGGGGTACGTCGGGGTGGTCGGGCCGCGGCGGGACCGGAAGGTTCGCCCGATCGACCCGAAGACGGGTCAGATGCGGCCGGCGAAGTACCGCCGCACGGTGAAGTACCAGGGTCAGGCGATCCTCGTAAACCCGGCCAAAATCGCGCACCTGGTCGAGTTCGGGCGTGCGGCGGTGAAGGTGAAGAAGAAGCGGGTTCTGTCCGACGGCCGGACGGTGTTCGGGGCGAGCGTGCGGGCGGCCGAGGCCAAGCCCTTTATCCGCCCGGCGTGGGCCGCAACCAAGGGGACGGCCACCGATGCGATCCGTGGGCGGTTCGCGGCCGCCGTCACCCAGGCGAGGCGTTAG
- a CDS encoding thermonuclease family protein, producing the protein MADGDTITVLDADKKQHKIRLNGIEAPEKAQPFGTKSKAAMGEKVAGKDVVVIWSKRDRYGWILGDVTVEGLALQAVQQVEDTGGRGEGSPRFSSRAVCG; encoded by the coding sequence GTGGCCGACGGCGACACGATCACCGTGCTCGACGCGGACAAGAAGCAACACAAGATCCGGCTCAACGGGATCGAGGCGCCCGAGAAGGCCCAGCCGTTCGGGACCAAGAGCAAAGCGGCGATGGGTGAGAAGGTTGCGGGGAAAGACGTCGTCGTGATCTGGTCGAAGCGCGACCGCTACGGGTGGATACTCGGGGACGTGACGGTCGAGGGCCTGGCACTACAAGCAGTACAGCAAGTCGAAGATACTGGCGGACGCGGAGAAGGAAGCCCGCGTTTCTCCTCGCGGGCTGTGTGCGGGTGA